A region of Frederiksenia canicola DNA encodes the following proteins:
- the ruvX gene encoding Holliday junction resolvase RuvX: MSQTILAFDFGLNSIGCAVGQSITGTAQPLAAFKAQDGIPNWEAIGTLLKEWQPDLLVVGLPLNMDGSEQPLTQRAKKFANRLHGRFQLQVTLHDERLTTVEARAEIFSRGGFKALKKDKVDSISACLILESWFETA; encoded by the coding sequence ATGAGTCAAACTATTCTTGCTTTTGACTTTGGCCTTAATAGTATTGGTTGTGCTGTTGGACAAAGTATCACTGGCACCGCACAGCCCTTAGCTGCATTCAAAGCACAAGATGGCATCCCGAACTGGGAAGCAATCGGCACATTACTTAAAGAGTGGCAGCCAGATTTGTTGGTTGTGGGTTTACCACTAAATATGGATGGCTCTGAGCAGCCCCTTACACAACGTGCAAAAAAATTTGCCAATCGGCTTCATGGACGTTTTCAATTACAAGTAACATTACATGATGAAAGGCTTACCACTGTTGAAGCCCGTGCAGAGATTTTCTCTCGAGGCGGCTTTAAAGCTTTAAAGAAAGATAAAGTTGACTCAATTTCAGCATGCTTAATATTAGAAAGTTGGTTTGAAACCGCATGA
- a CDS encoding YqgE/AlgH family protein produces MNDLQGKLLIATPDMNDDYFDRSVIYICEHNEQGAMGLMINSPTDLSVMELLAKMDFLMANERNYSKDQLVLNGGPVSQDRGFILHTRIHTPLLHSYETANDIVMTTSGDILETFGRNDAPKHFIVCLGCCTWKAEQLEAEIARNYWLVAPSNEKILFETGYLDRWMEAYQLLGIDGILAKAGRA; encoded by the coding sequence ATGAATGATTTACAAGGGAAATTATTAATCGCCACTCCTGATATGAATGATGACTATTTTGATCGTTCTGTGATTTACATTTGTGAACATAATGAACAAGGGGCAATGGGCTTAATGATCAACTCACCAACCGATCTATCCGTCATGGAATTGCTGGCTAAAATGGATTTTTTAATGGCAAATGAGCGGAATTACAGTAAAGATCAATTGGTATTGAATGGTGGACCTGTCAGCCAAGATCGAGGGTTCATTCTACATACTCGAATTCACACTCCCCTTCTCCACAGCTATGAAACAGCCAATGATATTGTGATGACGACTTCTGGCGATATTCTAGAAACATTTGGACGAAATGATGCCCCAAAACATTTTATCGTTTGTCTCGGATGCTGTACTTGGAAAGCAGAGCAACTAGAAGCTGAAATTGCCCGTAATTACTGGTTGGTTGCACCAAGTAACGAGAAAATTTTATTTGAGACAGGATATTTAGATCGCTGGATGGAAGCATACCAATTACTTGGTATTGATGGCATTTTGGCTAAAGCAGGACGTGCCTAA
- a CDS encoding YegP family protein, with translation MYFEVYKDAKGEFRWRLKAGNHVVIATGGEGYTTKQACLKGIDSVKKVTPETDVKDLSVQS, from the coding sequence ATGTACTTTGAAGTTTATAAAGATGCAAAAGGCGAATTTCGCTGGAGATTAAAAGCAGGAAATCATGTAGTCATCGCAACTGGCGGAGAGGGTTACACGACTAAGCAAGCTTGCTTGAAAGGCATTGACTCAGTGAAAAAAGTAACTCCCGAAACAGATGTGAAAGATCTCTCTGTTCAATCATAA